The bacterium genome has a segment encoding these proteins:
- a CDS encoding phenylacetate--CoA ligase has protein sequence MIWNESMECASREVMRQIQSQRLQETVQRVYHNVPAYRRKMQEAGLIPSDIKSIDDLPKLPFTTKQDLRDNYPFGMFTVPMSEIVRIHASSGTTGKSTVVGYTRKDLTLWAEVVTRSLVMAGVHRNDIVQVAYGYGLFTGGLGLHYGTENLGATVIPISGGNTEKQIQLMQDFGTTAVACTPSYALHLAEIMQAMGITPDQLKLRVGIFGAEPWSENMRREIEKKLQLKAIDIYGLSEVVGPGVACECMAQSGLHVNEDHFFPEIVDPDTLQPVAAGQRGELVFTTIRKEGIPLIRYRTRDLTRLDYSPCACGRTLVKIEKCCGRSDDMLIIRGVNVFPSQIETVLLEISETEPHYLLIVEREGTLDTLKVMVEVQEQFFSDEIKQLEALREKIAQKIHSTLGVSAEVKLVEPKTIERTAGKAKRVIDNRKV, from the coding sequence ATGATCTGGAACGAATCGATGGAGTGCGCTTCCCGCGAGGTGATGCGCCAAATACAATCTCAACGACTTCAGGAAACCGTCCAGCGGGTCTATCATAATGTGCCGGCCTACCGGCGGAAGATGCAAGAGGCCGGGCTGATCCCCTCGGATATCAAGTCGATAGATGATCTGCCCAAGCTTCCATTCACTACCAAGCAGGATTTGCGTGACAATTATCCTTTCGGAATGTTTACCGTTCCCATGAGCGAGATCGTCCGGATTCACGCCTCCTCCGGCACCACCGGCAAGTCCACTGTGGTGGGCTATACGCGCAAGGATCTGACCCTGTGGGCAGAGGTGGTCACCCGGTCTCTGGTGATGGCCGGGGTGCATCGAAATGACATCGTTCAGGTGGCCTACGGCTATGGGCTTTTCACCGGTGGATTGGGGTTGCACTATGGCACCGAGAATCTGGGCGCCACGGTGATTCCCATCTCCGGGGGCAACACGGAAAAGCAGATTCAGTTGATGCAGGATTTCGGCACCACTGCGGTTGCGTGTACTCCGTCGTACGCGTTGCATCTGGCGGAGATCATGCAGGCTATGGGCATAACACCGGATCAGCTCAAACTGCGCGTGGGCATTTTCGGCGCTGAGCCGTGGAGCGAAAACATGCGCCGCGAGATCGAAAAGAAATTGCAATTGAAGGCCATTGACATCTATGGTCTCAGCGAGGTGGTCGGGCCGGGGGTGGCCTGCGAATGTATGGCGCAGTCCGGATTGCATGTAAACGAAGACCATTTTTTCCCCGAGATCGTCGATCCGGACACGCTGCAGCCGGTGGCTGCCGGACAGCGCGGGGAGCTGGTGTTCACCACCATCCGCAAAGAGGGCATTCCGTTGATCCGCTATCGCACGCGTGATTTGACCCGACTGGATTATTCGCCCTGCGCCTGTGGCCGCACTTTGGTCAAGATCGAGAAATGTTGCGGCCGCAGCGATGACATGCTCATCATCCGCGGCGTCAATGTATTCCCCTCGCAGATCGAAACCGTGCTTCTCGAAATAAGCGAAACCGAACCGCACTATCTGCTGATCGTAGAGAGAGAGGGCACTCTGGATACGTTGAAGGTGATGGTGGAGGTGCAGGAGCAGTTCTTCTCGGATGAGATCAAGCAATTGGAAGCTTTGCGGGAAAAGATCGCGCAAAAGATCCACTCGACCTTGGGCGTCTCTGCTGAAGTAAAACTGGTGGAGCCCAAGACTATCGAACGGACCGCAGGCAAAGCGAAACGTGTCATCGACAACCGTAAGGTCTGA
- a CDS encoding ACT domain-containing protein → MIAKQVSVFLENKSGRLNEVTRILGEAGINISAFYVADTSDFGVLRMIVPDPDLAVRVLKAESFSVQTTPVVLMRTLNQPGSLARALKILSDENVFIEYLYAFSMNENSAVVVIRPSEIDQCVRVLEAHRSRLLAE, encoded by the coding sequence ATGATTGCAAAACAAGTATCGGTTTTTCTCGAGAACAAATCGGGGCGTCTGAACGAGGTCACCCGGATTCTGGGCGAAGCCGGGATCAACATTTCTGCTTTTTACGTAGCCGATACCTCTGATTTCGGTGTGCTGCGCATGATTGTGCCCGATCCCGATCTGGCGGTTCGGGTGCTGAAAGCGGAATCCTTCTCCGTGCAGACCACGCCGGTGGTGCTGATGAGGACGCTCAATCAACCGGGCTCCCTGGCCCGGGCGTTGAAAATCCTCAGCGACGAAAACGTGTTTATCGAGTATCTCTACGCGTTTTCCATGAACGAAAACTCAGCCGTGGTGGTGATCCGTCCCTCAGAGATCGACCAGTGCGTCCGCGTGCTGGAAGCGCACCGTAGCCGGCTCTTAGCCGAATGA
- the carA gene encoding glutamine-hydrolyzing carbamoyl-phosphate synthase small subunit → MENKKLRARLELEDGSVFHGFSFAAQRSIAGEVVFNTGMVGYPESLTDPSYHGQILVLTYPLIGNYGVPRSVFQDGLDENFESDRIHIQGLIVSEYSFAHSHWNAEKSLADWLVSHKTPALYGIDTRMLTKRLRDEGTMLGRIVFFTDEQNFYDPNKINLVQQVSIAEPVEYGQGEKKVVLIDCGCKNHIIRSLAARGLRVRRVPWDYDFTDEEYDGVFISNGPGDPKMCRETIEIVRKVMERKKPLMGICLGNQILALAAGADTYKLKFGHRSQNQPCVEVGTKRCYITSQNHGFAVDGRTLPQGWEPWFVNANDGTNEGIRHTSKPFMSVQFHPEAMPGPTDTGLLFDDFRRMLS, encoded by the coding sequence ATGGAAAACAAAAAACTTAGGGCCCGTCTGGAATTAGAGGACGGCTCGGTGTTTCATGGCTTCTCATTCGCCGCGCAGCGGTCGATCGCCGGCGAGGTGGTGTTCAACACTGGTATGGTGGGTTACCCGGAAAGCCTCACCGATCCATCCTATCACGGCCAGATCCTGGTGCTCACCTATCCCCTGATCGGTAATTATGGCGTGCCCAGAAGCGTTTTTCAGGACGGGTTGGATGAAAATTTCGAATCCGACCGGATTCACATCCAAGGTTTGATCGTCTCCGAATATTCATTCGCCCACAGTCATTGGAACGCAGAGAAAAGCCTGGCTGATTGGCTGGTCAGCCACAAGACGCCGGCACTGTACGGCATCGATACGCGCATGCTGACCAAGCGTTTGCGCGATGAAGGGACGATGTTGGGGCGGATCGTTTTTTTCACCGACGAACAAAACTTTTATGATCCAAATAAAATCAACCTGGTGCAGCAGGTCAGCATCGCCGAGCCGGTGGAATACGGCCAGGGCGAAAAAAAAGTGGTGTTGATCGATTGCGGCTGCAAGAATCACATCATCCGCAGTTTGGCCGCGCGTGGGTTGCGCGTGCGGCGGGTTCCGTGGGATTACGATTTTACCGATGAGGAATACGACGGCGTCTTCATTTCCAACGGGCCCGGCGATCCCAAGATGTGCCGCGAGACCATCGAGATTGTACGCAAAGTGATGGAGCGGAAAAAACCACTGATGGGCATCTGTCTCGGCAATCAGATTTTGGCTTTGGCCGCCGGCGCCGACACCTACAAATTAAAATTCGGCCATCGCAGTCAGAATCAGCCCTGCGTCGAGGTGGGCACCAAACGCTGCTATATCACCTCGCAGAACCACGGTTTTGCCGTGGACGGCCGCACTCTGCCGCAGGGATGGGAGCCCTGGTTTGTCAACGCCAACGACGGCACCAACGAGGGCATTCGTCACACCAGCAAACCGTTCATGAGCGTGCAGTTCCATCCCGAAGCCATGCCGGGACCTACGGACACCGGGCTTTTATTTGATGATTTTCGAAGGATGCTTTCATGA